From a region of the Trichocoleus sp. genome:
- a CDS encoding acetyl-CoA carboxylase carboxyltransferase subunit alpha: MVSPDRKPILLDFEKPLVELDSRIAQIRELAEENDVDVSDQIRQLEARAVQLRQEIFGSLTPAQRLQVARHPRRPSTLDYIQAITDEWIELHGDRMTGADDRALVGGIARLAGRPVVMLGHQKGRDTKDNVSRNFGMASPGGYRKAMRLMDHASRFEMPVITFIDTPGAYAGLEAERLGQGEAIAFNLREMFRLDVPIICTVIGEGGSGGALGIGVGDRLMMFEHSVYTVASPEACAAILWKDAAKAPQAAEALKITATDLKSLGILDHILPEPIGGAHADPLTAAATLKQALLENLQELSQMTHQQRRDLRYQKFRRIGMFTEVPA, encoded by the coding sequence ATGGTAAGCCCCGATCGCAAACCGATTCTCCTAGACTTTGAAAAGCCTCTGGTAGAGCTAGATTCACGCATTGCTCAAATCCGGGAACTGGCAGAAGAAAACGATGTCGATGTTTCTGACCAGATCCGCCAATTGGAGGCGCGTGCTGTGCAACTGCGTCAGGAAATTTTCGGTAGCCTCACCCCTGCCCAACGGCTTCAGGTTGCGCGTCATCCTCGCCGCCCCAGTACGCTCGACTATATCCAGGCAATCACTGACGAATGGATCGAGCTACATGGCGATCGAATGACAGGTGCAGACGATCGGGCGTTGGTGGGTGGAATTGCGCGGTTGGCAGGTCGTCCGGTTGTTATGCTGGGGCATCAGAAAGGACGCGATACCAAAGATAATGTCAGCCGCAATTTTGGCATGGCGTCGCCTGGGGGCTACCGGAAAGCGATGCGTCTCATGGATCATGCCAGTCGGTTTGAGATGCCAGTCATTACTTTTATTGACACACCCGGCGCTTATGCAGGGCTAGAGGCAGAAAGGCTGGGTCAGGGTGAAGCAATTGCCTTTAATTTACGGGAAATGTTTCGTCTTGATGTGCCAATTATTTGTACGGTGATTGGGGAAGGCGGTTCGGGTGGTGCGTTGGGGATTGGAGTCGGCGATCGGTTGATGATGTTTGAGCACTCTGTTTACACCGTTGCCAGCCCTGAAGCCTGTGCCGCCATTCTATGGAAAGACGCAGCTAAAGCTCCTCAAGCCGCAGAAGCGCTGAAGATTACGGCAACTGACCTGAAATCACTCGGCATTCTCGACCACATCTTGCCAGAACCGATTGGTGGCGCTCATGCTGACCCGCTCACAGCAGCCGCAACTCTGAAACAAGCTCTCCTCGAAAATCTGCAAGAGCTAAGCCAGATGACTCACCAGCAGCGGCGCGATTTACGCTATCAAAAGTTTCGCCGAATTGGGATGTTTACTGAGGTTCCGGCTTGA
- a CDS encoding YbjQ family protein gives MVDHRLVTTALELSGYRVSRNLGVVRGIVVRSRSVVGSIGASLQTLVGGNITLYTELCERARSEAYELMIRHAQQVGANALIGVRYDATEVAPGVTEVLCYGTAVYVVPIAPEKGMTD, from the coding sequence GTGGTAGATCATCGATTGGTGACAACGGCGCTGGAGCTAAGTGGCTATCGGGTTAGCCGTAATCTGGGAGTGGTGCGGGGAATTGTGGTTCGTTCGCGTAGTGTAGTTGGCAGTATCGGGGCTTCGCTACAAACGCTGGTGGGAGGAAATATTACGCTCTACACAGAACTTTGTGAGCGGGCGCGATCGGAAGCCTATGAGTTGATGATTCGCCATGCTCAACAGGTTGGGGCAAATGCGCTCATTGGGGTGCGATATGACGCGACAGAGGTAGCGCCCGGGGTGACAGAAGTGCTTTGCTATGGAACAGCAGTGTATGTTGTGCCGATCGCTCCGGAGAAAGGAATGACAGACTAG
- a CDS encoding sigma 54-interacting transcriptional regulator, translating into MAIDRIQWLREQTALASLSEELLAALADQVQVELVQANRRLFLEDTPPSALYILRSGHLEAYHTSFDSPATASSLLPGSILNLKELLLDQPAAQTVNTLDDCELWVIPRESFVQLVQHYPEISRTFSRQLAAELEQVTSQLAFEQERQTALRPYLVPRVKRGVIGSSRYAMRLRQDMKKAAIDRCPILIFGEPGLGKDNIAALIHFGSSDRKQPLIKVNCDTLQISGIDLFGRAGGKPGLLAWLGSGTLMLNNVQDFPKPLEAKLLRLLSSGEYTPIAREGEPEPPVQQSQARIIMTSEKAMPEIERTHCSHVIKVPPLRVRKTDIEAQIKYYITLYCRTRGLPQPQVSPEAIRRLQGYDFPGNFAELESLVARAIVQSNGAPTLTEEVFWSVRSKGRRFRLNLLNVYPQLRQFLRSPWWPDRINYGIVVWLFPIIVAIGFLGPQSRDANVALNLFWAWWWPLILILFPFVGRSWCAVCPFMIYGELSQKLSLKLFPRQLLPWARQPAEKWGGWFLFGLFALILLWEELWNLENTAYLSSCLLLLITAGAVIFSLLFERRFWCRYLCPIGGMNGMFSKLAIIELRAQQGICAATCKTYHCYKGGPAEGEGMDTGGCPVYSHPAQLEDNRDCVLCMTCLKACPHRSVELNLRPPGIELWTSHKPTGSEVALLLLLLGAVFLHRIPEIADRLNVAINLNHFGTHAGVSVLALLIPTAIVLPAYGLMQWVDRQIKPRPFLELAYGYLPLLLGGSLAHYLRLALTEAGRILPVTLATLGIGTVPVPSMVADPAVIAFLQGVTLIATALLSMALTQKIARQPFWNLLPQHLAIGTLTLMLWQIIV; encoded by the coding sequence ATGGCGATCGATCGCATTCAGTGGCTTCGTGAACAGACTGCACTGGCGTCGCTATCAGAGGAGCTATTAGCAGCACTTGCTGATCAGGTTCAGGTGGAATTGGTTCAGGCAAATCGGCGTTTGTTTTTAGAAGACACACCGCCCTCGGCACTCTACATCCTCAGGTCAGGACATCTGGAGGCATATCACACCAGTTTCGATAGCCCTGCGACTGCCAGTAGCCTGCTGCCCGGATCAATTCTTAACTTAAAAGAGCTGCTGCTTGACCAGCCTGCGGCACAAACCGTCAACACCCTGGATGACTGCGAGTTGTGGGTGATTCCGCGCGAATCTTTTGTCCAGCTCGTGCAGCATTATCCCGAAATCAGCCGCACTTTTTCGCGTCAGCTCGCTGCCGAACTTGAGCAGGTCACCTCTCAGCTGGCATTTGAGCAAGAACGCCAAACTGCCCTCCGCCCTTATCTTGTGCCCAGGGTGAAGCGGGGAGTGATTGGGTCAAGCCGCTATGCCATGCGACTGCGCCAGGATATGAAAAAAGCAGCGATCGATCGTTGTCCAATTCTGATTTTTGGAGAGCCAGGACTCGGAAAAGACAATATTGCTGCCCTCATTCATTTTGGGTCGAGCGATCGAAAGCAGCCCTTGATTAAAGTCAACTGCGACACCCTCCAGATCAGCGGCATTGACTTGTTTGGACGGGCAGGCGGTAAGCCAGGGCTGCTGGCATGGCTGGGTTCAGGAACGCTCATGCTGAACAACGTGCAGGATTTCCCAAAACCCCTGGAAGCCAAACTGCTTCGTCTACTATCCAGCGGAGAATATACGCCTATTGCCCGTGAAGGTGAACCCGAACCCCCTGTGCAGCAGTCTCAGGCAAGGATCATCATGACCTCCGAAAAGGCGATGCCGGAGATCGAGCGAACGCACTGCTCACATGTGATCAAAGTTCCGCCCTTACGGGTTCGCAAGACAGACATTGAGGCACAAATTAAGTACTACATCACCCTTTATTGCCGCACCAGAGGCTTGCCTCAACCACAAGTTTCACCAGAAGCAATTCGACGGCTCCAGGGCTACGATTTTCCGGGCAACTTTGCCGAGCTAGAAAGCCTGGTGGCACGGGCGATCGTTCAGTCCAACGGGGCACCCACGCTTACCGAAGAGGTGTTCTGGTCAGTTCGCAGCAAAGGCAGACGATTTCGGCTGAATCTGCTCAATGTCTATCCCCAACTGCGACAGTTTCTCCGAAGCCCCTGGTGGCCAGATCGAATCAACTACGGCATCGTCGTCTGGCTGTTTCCAATCATTGTGGCGATCGGTTTTCTGGGTCCGCAAAGCCGAGATGCAAACGTGGCGCTCAATTTGTTTTGGGCTTGGTGGTGGCCCCTCATCTTGATCCTTTTTCCGTTTGTTGGCCGCAGTTGGTGTGCAGTTTGTCCGTTTATGATTTATGGCGAACTGAGCCAAAAGCTATCGCTGAAGCTGTTTCCGCGCCAGTTACTACCCTGGGCAAGACAACCCGCAGAAAAATGGGGCGGCTGGTTTCTGTTCGGGCTGTTCGCTCTGATCCTACTCTGGGAAGAACTCTGGAACCTGGAAAACACAGCCTATTTATCAAGCTGTTTACTGCTGCTGATCACAGCGGGTGCAGTCATCTTTTCTCTCCTGTTTGAGCGTCGCTTCTGGTGCCGCTATCTCTGTCCGATCGGTGGCATGAACGGCATGTTTAGCAAGCTTGCCATAATCGAACTGCGAGCCCAGCAGGGTATCTGCGCTGCAACCTGCAAAACCTACCACTGCTACAAAGGCGGACCGGCTGAAGGTGAAGGCATGGACACGGGCGGCTGCCCAGTTTATTCCCATCCGGCGCAACTGGAAGACAATCGAGACTGCGTTCTTTGTATGACCTGTCTTAAGGCTTGCCCTCATCGATCGGTGGAGCTTAATTTGCGTCCTCCCGGCATTGAACTCTGGACAAGCCACAAGCCTACTGGCTCAGAAGTTGCACTCTTGCTGCTGTTGCTGGGCGCAGTTTTTTTGCACCGAATTCCGGAAATTGCCGATCGCCTCAATGTGGCAATCAACCTGAACCACTTTGGTACTCATGCTGGAGTCTCGGTTCTGGCATTACTCATTCCCACAGCGATCGTTCTACCCGCCTATGGGTTGATGCAGTGGGTCGATCGCCAGATCAAACCCCGCCCTTTCCTGGAATTAGCTTATGGCTATCTGCCACTCTTGCTGGGAGGAAGCCTTGCTCATTATTTGCGTCTGGCATTAACTGAAGCCGGACGAATTCTACCCGTGACGCTGGCGACCTTGGGCATTGGGACGGTTCCTGTACCAAGCATGGTTGCCGATCCTGCTGTCATTGCTTTCCTGCAAGGAGTGACTTTGATTGCAACTGCCCTGCTGAGTATGGCGCTTACTCAAAAAATTGCTCGTCAGCCTTTCTGGAACTTATTGCCTCAGCATCTGGCGATCGGCACCTTGACCCTCATGCTCTGGCAAATCATTGTCTAA